A single window of Longimicrobium sp. DNA harbors:
- a CDS encoding DUF3168 domain-containing protein has translation MSAWPIQVAVAARWLATPAVVALVGDRIYDGEAPQGEASPYVVIGNSTGVPRNTLGRYGATMTLTAHSWAQSPTRSNAEVLTLARQLTLALRQPLSVDGYGTVHARWEFEETQAEADGWRQAITRWRFIAMEDA, from the coding sequence GTGAGCGCCTGGCCGATTCAGGTCGCGGTCGCTGCGCGATGGCTCGCGACGCCCGCCGTGGTCGCCCTCGTCGGCGACCGGATCTACGACGGGGAGGCGCCGCAGGGCGAGGCGTCCCCTTACGTGGTGATCGGAAACAGCACTGGGGTGCCCCGCAACACGCTGGGGCGGTACGGTGCCACCATGACGCTCACGGCGCACAGCTGGGCGCAGAGCCCAACCCGCAGTAACGCCGAGGTGCTGACGCTGGCACGGCAGCTCACGCTCGCGCTTAGGCAACCGCTGTCCGTGGACGGATACGGGACGGTGCATGCGCGGTGGGAGTTCGAGGAAACGCAGGCAGAGGCGGACGGATGGCGGCAGGCGATCACCCGGTGGCGATTCATCGCGATGGAGGATGCATGA